The Betta splendens chromosome 7, fBetSpl5.4, whole genome shotgun sequence genome includes a window with the following:
- the dnmt3bb.1 gene encoding DNA (cytosine-5)-methyltransferase 3B isoform X2, with product MPSNKYSASIMEESNNIAAAAAVNGETPPGEGLSENDSGVELVSDNSPLTAAEPPSPFSPKQNGDAASPQDGNECLGGSRKRSRKRSEEEGTWDSCSEEKCSEAPQLGLRQRPQPRTIFQAGLTTQAQTKAHRQSRKQHQNLSLGGSGGSPQGVMVSGGVPESPRLELIEQDSKDSAQSTGTASSSEAQPEYNDNKGFGIGELVWGKIKGFSWWPGVVVTWRVTGKRQASHGMRWLQWFGDGKFSEVSADKLDSITAFPKFFSQASYTKLASYRRAIFQALEVASARSDKTFPPCESDNPEELVKPMLDWANGGFLPKGEEGLKPTHSAESSPLDQVFDVSLPDYFPSAKRPKVSPSKSKAVPEESYSREQMVNEVLQKKRSVEDFCLSCGKMRPATLHPLFEGGLCQTCKDVYLEISYMYDDDGYQSYCTICCGGRVVLLCGNANCCRCFCIDCLDILVNPGTSNDAQHQDPWRCYMCQPLQQYGILKRRHDWSIKLQEFFGNDSGQEFEQPKIYPAVPAEQRRPIRVLSLFDGIATGYLVLRDLGFKVDQYIASEVCEDSISVGVVRHEGKIQYVHDVRNITKKNIQEWGPFDLVIGGSPCNDLSIVNPARKGLYEGTGRLFFEFYRLLSEAKPKEGEDRPFFWMFENVVAMGINDKRDISRFLECNPVMIDAIEVSAAHRARYFWGNLPGMNRPLCASGMDKLVLQDCLEHGRVAKFGKVRTITTRSNSIKQGKDQHFPVLMNGKEDILWCTELERIFGFPVHYTDVSNMGRGARQKLLGRSWSVPVIRHLFAPLKDYFACE from the exons gCAGCTGTAAATGGAGAGACCCCTCCTGGTGAAGGCCTATCAGAAAACGACAGCGGAGTGGAGCTGGTCAGTGACAACAGTCCTCTGACGGCAGCTGAGCCACCGTCGCCCTTCAGCCCCAAACAGAATGGAGATGCTGCTTCGCCTCAAG ATGGTAATGAGTGTCTGGGGGGaagcaggaaaaggagcaggaagcggtcagaggaggaagggacCTGGGACTCCTGCAGCGAG GAGAAGTGTTCAGAGGCCCCTCAGTTGGGTTTGAGACAAAGGCCTCAGCCCAGAACCATCTTCCAGGCTGGACTTACGACACAGGCACAGACCAAAGCTCACCGGCAGAGCCGCAAGCAGCATCAGAACCTGTCACTG GGTGGAAGTGGCGGTAGCCCCCAGGGGGTCATGGTGTCCGGAGGGGTTCCTGAGTCGCCTCGTCTGGAGTTGATAGAACAGGACTCCAAGGACTCGGCCCAAAGCACCGGCACGGCATCCAGCTCCGAAGCCCAGCCAGAGTACAAC GACAACAAAGGTTTTGGCATTGGGGAGCTGGTGTGGGGGAAGATCAAGGGCTTCTCCTGGTGGCCTGGTGTTGTGGTGACCTGGCGCGTCACCGGCAAACGGCAGGCCAGCCACGGCATGAGgtggctgcagtggtttggGGACGGCAAGTTCTCTGAG GTCTCAGCAGACAAGCTGGACTCCATCACTGCCTTCCCTAAGTTCTTCAGTCAGGCATCTTACACCAAGCTGGCCTCCTACCGCAGAGCCATCTTCCAAGCTCTAGAG GTGGCAAGTGCACGATCAGACAAGACCTTTCCTCCCTGTGAGTCGGACAATCCAGAGGAGCTGGTAAAACCCATGCTGGACTGGGCCAACGGCGGCTTCCTGCCcaaaggagaggaaggactCAAACCCACGCACAGTGCTG AGAGCAGCCCTCTGGACCAGGTCTTTGATGTGTCTCTGCCAGACTATTTCCCCAGTGCCAAGCGGCCCAAAGTCAGTCCCTCTAAGAGCAAGGCCGTTCCTGAGGAGTCCTACAGCAGAG AACAAATGGTGAATGAAGTtctgcagaaaaaaagaagtgtagaag aCTTCTGTCTCTCTTGTGGAAAGATGAGACCAGCAACGCTGCACCCACTGTTTGAAGGAGGCTTGTGCCAAACATGCAAG GACGTTTACCTGGAGATATCCTACATGTATGACGATGATGGTTACCAGTCATACTGCACCATTTGCTGTGGCGGCCGAGTGgttctgctctgtggaaacgctaactgctgcag GTGTTTTTGCATTGACTGTCTCGACATCCTGGTCAATCCTGGAACCTCTAATGATGCTCAGCATCAGGACCCATGGAGGTGCTACATGTGTCAGCCGCTCCAGCAGTACGGCATCCTTAAGCGGAGGCACGACTGGAGCATCAAGCTGCAGGAGTTCTTTGGCAATGACAGCGGACAGGAGTTT GAGCAACCAAAGATTTACCCAGCAGTCCCTGCCGAGCAGAGGAGGCCAATTAGAGTCCTCTCCCTGTTTGATGGCATCGCCACTG GCTACCTAGTCCTAAGGGACCTGGGCTTTAAAGTGGACCAGTATATAGCATCTGAGGTGTGTGAGGACTCCATCTCAGTGGGTGTTGTCAGGCATGAAGGAAAAATCCAGTACGTCCATGATGTCAGGAACATCACCAAGAAAAAT ATTCAGGAGTGGGGGCCGTTTGATCTGGTGATTGGAGGAAGCCCCTGTAACGACCTGTCAATCGTTAACCCTGCCAGGAAAGGCCTGTATG AAGGAACAGGGAGGTTGTTCTTTGAGTTCTACCGTCTGCTGAGCGAGGCCAAGCCCAAAGAAGGAGAGGATCGACCATTCTTTTGGATGTTTGAGAACGTAGTGGCCATGGGCATCAATGATAAGAGGGACATCTCACGGTTCCTGGAG TGTAACCCTGTGATGATTGATGCCATCGAGGTCTCTGCTGCTCACCGTGCACGTTACTTCTGGGGAAACCTGCCAGGCATGAACAG ACCGCTGTGTGCCTCTGGGATGGACAAGCTGGTGCTGCAGGACTGTCTGGAACACGGCAGAGTGGCAAAG TTTGGGAAGGTCCGAACCATCACTACTCGCTCCAACTCCATCAAACAGGGCAAAGACCAGCACTTCCCCGTGCTGATGAATGGGAAGGAGGACATACTGTGGTGCACCGAGCTGGAGAG GATCTTCGGTTTCCCGGTCCACTACACAGATGTGTCCAACATGGGTCGAGGTGCCAGACAGAAGCTCCTGGGCCGATCCTGGAGCGTCCCTGTCATCAGGCACCTGTTTGCGCCGCTGAAGGACTACTTTGCTTGTGAATAG
- the dnmt3bb.1 gene encoding DNA (cytosine-5)-methyltransferase 3B isoform X1, with the protein MPSNKYSASIMEESNNIAAAAAVNGETPPGEGLSENDSGVELVSDNSPLTAAEPPSPFSPKQNGDAASPQDGNECLGGSRKRSRKRSEEEGTWDSCSEEKCSEAPQLGLRQRPQPRTIFQAGLTTQAQTKAHRQSRKQHQNLSLGGSGGSPQGVMVSGGVPESPRLELIEQDSKDSAQSTGTASSSEAQPEYNDNKGFGIGELVWGKIKGFSWWPGVVVTWRVTGKRQASHGMRWLQWFGDGKFSEVSADKLDSITAFPKFFSQASYTKLASYRRAIFQALEVASARSDKTFPPCESDNPEELVKPMLDWANGGFLPKGEEGLKPTHSAGEQGCRVWKKRHTVQQQLIGLFLAESSPLDQVFDVSLPDYFPSAKRPKVSPSKSKAVPEESYSREQMVNEVLQKKRSVEDFCLSCGKMRPATLHPLFEGGLCQTCKDVYLEISYMYDDDGYQSYCTICCGGRVVLLCGNANCCRCFCIDCLDILVNPGTSNDAQHQDPWRCYMCQPLQQYGILKRRHDWSIKLQEFFGNDSGQEFEQPKIYPAVPAEQRRPIRVLSLFDGIATGYLVLRDLGFKVDQYIASEVCEDSISVGVVRHEGKIQYVHDVRNITKKNIQEWGPFDLVIGGSPCNDLSIVNPARKGLYEGTGRLFFEFYRLLSEAKPKEGEDRPFFWMFENVVAMGINDKRDISRFLECNPVMIDAIEVSAAHRARYFWGNLPGMNRPLCASGMDKLVLQDCLEHGRVAKFGKVRTITTRSNSIKQGKDQHFPVLMNGKEDILWCTELERIFGFPVHYTDVSNMGRGARQKLLGRSWSVPVIRHLFAPLKDYFACE; encoded by the exons gCAGCTGTAAATGGAGAGACCCCTCCTGGTGAAGGCCTATCAGAAAACGACAGCGGAGTGGAGCTGGTCAGTGACAACAGTCCTCTGACGGCAGCTGAGCCACCGTCGCCCTTCAGCCCCAAACAGAATGGAGATGCTGCTTCGCCTCAAG ATGGTAATGAGTGTCTGGGGGGaagcaggaaaaggagcaggaagcggtcagaggaggaagggacCTGGGACTCCTGCAGCGAG GAGAAGTGTTCAGAGGCCCCTCAGTTGGGTTTGAGACAAAGGCCTCAGCCCAGAACCATCTTCCAGGCTGGACTTACGACACAGGCACAGACCAAAGCTCACCGGCAGAGCCGCAAGCAGCATCAGAACCTGTCACTG GGTGGAAGTGGCGGTAGCCCCCAGGGGGTCATGGTGTCCGGAGGGGTTCCTGAGTCGCCTCGTCTGGAGTTGATAGAACAGGACTCCAAGGACTCGGCCCAAAGCACCGGCACGGCATCCAGCTCCGAAGCCCAGCCAGAGTACAAC GACAACAAAGGTTTTGGCATTGGGGAGCTGGTGTGGGGGAAGATCAAGGGCTTCTCCTGGTGGCCTGGTGTTGTGGTGACCTGGCGCGTCACCGGCAAACGGCAGGCCAGCCACGGCATGAGgtggctgcagtggtttggGGACGGCAAGTTCTCTGAG GTCTCAGCAGACAAGCTGGACTCCATCACTGCCTTCCCTAAGTTCTTCAGTCAGGCATCTTACACCAAGCTGGCCTCCTACCGCAGAGCCATCTTCCAAGCTCTAGAG GTGGCAAGTGCACGATCAGACAAGACCTTTCCTCCCTGTGAGTCGGACAATCCAGAGGAGCTGGTAAAACCCATGCTGGACTGGGCCAACGGCGGCTTCCTGCCcaaaggagaggaaggactCAAACCCACGCACAGTGCTGGTGAGCAGGGCTGCAGAGTGTGGAAGAAGCGGCAcactgttcagcagcagctgatcggTCTCTTTCTTGCAGAGAGCAGCCCTCTGGACCAGGTCTTTGATGTGTCTCTGCCAGACTATTTCCCCAGTGCCAAGCGGCCCAAAGTCAGTCCCTCTAAGAGCAAGGCCGTTCCTGAGGAGTCCTACAGCAGAG AACAAATGGTGAATGAAGTtctgcagaaaaaaagaagtgtagaag aCTTCTGTCTCTCTTGTGGAAAGATGAGACCAGCAACGCTGCACCCACTGTTTGAAGGAGGCTTGTGCCAAACATGCAAG GACGTTTACCTGGAGATATCCTACATGTATGACGATGATGGTTACCAGTCATACTGCACCATTTGCTGTGGCGGCCGAGTGgttctgctctgtggaaacgctaactgctgcag GTGTTTTTGCATTGACTGTCTCGACATCCTGGTCAATCCTGGAACCTCTAATGATGCTCAGCATCAGGACCCATGGAGGTGCTACATGTGTCAGCCGCTCCAGCAGTACGGCATCCTTAAGCGGAGGCACGACTGGAGCATCAAGCTGCAGGAGTTCTTTGGCAATGACAGCGGACAGGAGTTT GAGCAACCAAAGATTTACCCAGCAGTCCCTGCCGAGCAGAGGAGGCCAATTAGAGTCCTCTCCCTGTTTGATGGCATCGCCACTG GCTACCTAGTCCTAAGGGACCTGGGCTTTAAAGTGGACCAGTATATAGCATCTGAGGTGTGTGAGGACTCCATCTCAGTGGGTGTTGTCAGGCATGAAGGAAAAATCCAGTACGTCCATGATGTCAGGAACATCACCAAGAAAAAT ATTCAGGAGTGGGGGCCGTTTGATCTGGTGATTGGAGGAAGCCCCTGTAACGACCTGTCAATCGTTAACCCTGCCAGGAAAGGCCTGTATG AAGGAACAGGGAGGTTGTTCTTTGAGTTCTACCGTCTGCTGAGCGAGGCCAAGCCCAAAGAAGGAGAGGATCGACCATTCTTTTGGATGTTTGAGAACGTAGTGGCCATGGGCATCAATGATAAGAGGGACATCTCACGGTTCCTGGAG TGTAACCCTGTGATGATTGATGCCATCGAGGTCTCTGCTGCTCACCGTGCACGTTACTTCTGGGGAAACCTGCCAGGCATGAACAG ACCGCTGTGTGCCTCTGGGATGGACAAGCTGGTGCTGCAGGACTGTCTGGAACACGGCAGAGTGGCAAAG TTTGGGAAGGTCCGAACCATCACTACTCGCTCCAACTCCATCAAACAGGGCAAAGACCAGCACTTCCCCGTGCTGATGAATGGGAAGGAGGACATACTGTGGTGCACCGAGCTGGAGAG GATCTTCGGTTTCCCGGTCCACTACACAGATGTGTCCAACATGGGTCGAGGTGCCAGACAGAAGCTCCTGGGCCGATCCTGGAGCGTCCCTGTCATCAGGCACCTGTTTGCGCCGCTGAAGGACTACTTTGCTTGTGAATAG